TTCTGCGCCTTCGGCTACGGCAGCGGCAGCACGGCCCCGGGCCGCTGCTCGCCGTACGTGTCCAAGGCCTGCGGCGCCGGGGACTCCTCCACGGAGCCCTACATCGCCGGCCACAACCTCCTCATCGCGCACGCCGAGGCCGTGCGCCTGTACCGCACCAGGTACCAGCCGGCGCAGCGGGGCCAGGTCGGCATCGTGCAGGTGTCCCACTGGTTCATCCCCTACGACGCCGCCTCCGACGCCGACCGGCACGCCGTGAAGCGCAGCCTGGACTTCATGCTCGGCTGGTTCATGCACCCGGTGGCGTTCGGGGAGTACCCGGCGACGATGCGCCGGCTGGTCGGCCGCCGGCTGCCGGAGTTTACCAAGGAGCAGTCCGACATGCTCAAGGGGTCCTACGACTTCCTCGGCCTCAACTATTACACGAGCAACTATGCGCAGGCCGCCGCGCGCGCGCCCGACCGGCGCCAGCCGTCGTACGGCACCGACCACCGGGTTAACCAGACCGGCTACCGCAACGGCGTCCCCATCGGCCCACCGGTACGATCTTGCGGGTGCAGTATCGAGCTGATTTCACAAGAGATTTCATCATCGATCTGAATGAATGTACGTACGCATATATCTTTGTATGTAGGCGTACACGCCCATCTTCTTCAACTACCCGCCGGGGCTGCGCGAGCTGCTGCTTTACATCCGGAGGATCTACGGCAACCGCCCCATCTACATCACCGAAAACGGTAAACCAGAAAACCATTTCTGTTGATTTGTCCCTCAGTTCAGTTCAAGTATAACTGATAGTATTGCTGTTCGATGCAGGCACCGACGAGGCGAACAACAGCACAATCCCGATCAAAGAGGCGCTCAAGGACGACACCCGCATCTCCTTCCACGTCAACCACCTCAAGTTCGTGCACAAGGCCATCCAGTACGTGCGCGCACACACATCAATTTTTCTCTAGGACTGTGAAGATGatacatcaagcattactccaaaCAAATTTCAGAGTACTATTTTTCCATTCGATGTTTAACATTTTACCGTGCCTCTCTAGGGAGGGGGTGAACGTGAAGGGTTACATCACATGGACGTTCCTGGACGGCTTCGAGTTCGGTGACGGATTCAAGGACCGGTTCGGCCTCATCTACGTCGACTATGCCACGCTCGCCAGGTACCGCAAGAAGTCCAGCTACTGGATCCAGGACTTCCTTCAGAGGCACTGATCGACGGTGAAGATGGCCGGGGAATTACATTAGTTATTTTTTGGACGGTCAGAAAATGAAGCGATTTGAGTGAATAATCGATCGAGCGATCCTCCGTACGTCGATTGCAGGCGTATGCTATTCATGCGTGCATGTGTGACAAGATTGCAGCGAATAAATGTCGTACAATTTATGTACTCGTAAAGAAATGCTTAAAAAAGGGCACTCGTAAAGAAGCGTCGTACGATTTCTTGTATATGATTATCAATAATAATGAATTCAACCCAATGGTCGtttggaagaagaagaaaatgaatgtCAATAATGTAAGGCCATCGCTACGCCGCCTATCAATAATGTAAGGCCATCGCTACGCCGCCTTCAAACCACCTGTAACTGTTTGAACCGCGTGGTTAGAACTGTCTGAACCGCGCTGGCAGATGTGTTTTGCCATTTAGCGCTCAAAtaatcgatatggttgactagaagggggtgaatagacaactaccaatttttattttttcttaacaaattaggtttagcaacaaatatgttgtctagatatgcaactaagtgagcaagcTATATGATGCTAGTaacaacaacaacacaagcaagcaaaggatacaacactaATAAAGCTTGCATAAAGTAAAGGTAAGAAGTAACCACAAAtgaagccggtgaagacgaggatgtgttactgaatttccttccttttgaggagaagtacgtctccgttggagcggtgtggaggcacaatgctccccaataagccactagggccaccgtattcttctcaaatcctcgcacaatgcaagatatcgtgattccactagtggtgcccttaaAGGGAATGACCGAACCTTTACGAACAAGGTTCGGTGTCGGTGTGAAATTCGACAGACCTCGAGGTAGGGGATCCCGAGTTGTGGATCgcagatcgatggtaacaggaacagaggagacaatgtttacccaggttcgggccctcttgatggaggtaaaaccatacgtcctacTCTTGTTATTGATGGAGATGTAtgaagtacagagttgatctacctcaagatcatgaGTTGTGTTCTacctctagggctaggtgaatgtaaTTGTGATTCGGTCCCTCTACAGGCTAAACCCcttggcttatatacacgccaggcAGGGCATCGAGGGTTATATGGTCGGTATCCAGGGGATCATTTGGAGGCGATAGAAGATATCTTGGAATCTACGCAAAGTCTTCGACAAGTGTGGTCTTGAACATCCATGTAGGTTCCGGAGTCCATCGTGACAAGAGTGGGGGGCCCACCAGCCCAGTCCGAGAACCATAGGCTGAC
The sequence above is drawn from the Triticum aestivum cultivar Chinese Spring chromosome 7A, IWGSC CS RefSeq v2.1, whole genome shotgun sequence genome and encodes:
- the LOC123152001 gene encoding beta-glucosidase 28, translated to MDRALLVPALLLAALLACSGGGVHGAGFNRYSFPKGFIFGTGSSAIQYEGAVNLRGKNIWDTFARTPGKIADGSNPDTANDFYHRYKDDLKLITDMNMDTFRFSLAWSRILPNGTIAGGINKAGVDFYNSLIDEVLARGLTPFVTIFHFDTPQVLEDKYGGFLSEKIIKDYVEYAELCFKLFGDRVKFWTTFNEPMIFCAFGYGSGSTAPGRCSPYVSKACGAGDSSTEPYIAGHNLLIAHAEAVRLYRTRYQPAQRGQVGIVQVSHWFIPYDAASDADRHAVKRSLDFMLGWFMHPVAFGEYPATMRRLVGRRLPEFTKEQSDMLKGSYDFLGLNYYTSNYAQAAARAPDRRQPSYGTDHRVNQTGYRNGVPIGPPAYTPIFFNYPPGLRELLLYIRRIYGNRPIYITENGTDEANNSTIPIKEALKDDTRISFHVNHLKFVHKAIQEGVNVKGYITWTFLDGFEFGDGFKDRFGLIYVDYATLARYRKKSSYWIQDFLQRH